In Colletotrichum higginsianum IMI 349063 chromosome 1, whole genome shotgun sequence, the DNA window TTGCTAGCCAaccacctacctacttgCCGTGTGGCGCCTGCCAAAGAGCCGCCGTCAGAGCCGTTGAGATCCGTGTGATGATCCAGGCCAACGACGGCCGTTACCGCAGCTCAcgccgtccgtccgtccgtcccatCGGGAGGTGGCGCGCGACCATTCTGGCCTCCGGCGTGGGTGCCGACCCGGATCGCCATTTCTCATCAACGCCCagcctcctctccccctACCCCCTTCTTCACGGGTTAAAAGCCAAACGATAACCCACCGGCGGCCCATCGCGATAGTGGCCCGGGAACTAAAAGTAGAAACGCAGGCCCAGCCGCCTCTTGCTCAAatggggaggagaggaggaggctgggCATGGTTGGGGTCCTTTGGGGGGGGATGGCGAGGGTGCGAACGCCGCCACGGGTACAATCCCGTCGATTTTGTCTCCATACCACATGCGTTCACAACTCTAGGCAAAGGCAGAGCaaaagaaagaggaggaggggcttTCCCCCAAACCTCCCTCGTCAACTTGACCTCAGGCGCAACCACCAGTCTTTCTCAGCGCTGCTATCCCCCCTTCTTGGAAACGATCCAAcgcgtctcgtcgtccttcCCATCTGTAGCCTTCGACCACGGGGAAAGGGACGGATCCGGGGTGTGAAAAGGCGAGAGACTACGTAGGCAAACCATCATCTCAGTCGAGACTCCCGAAAAGAGCACCGTACAGGATCATCGCGGGACGCAAGGGATggctggggaggaggaagaggagggggaggggggtgatTGCTTGATGCCGTTAGTCGATGGCTGGGAAAGCGCGCTGAGACAGTGTGGGGAAGATGGGTATGAAATACTTGTAGGGGGGTGCGCACTTGCTTGGGGGCCGTAGTGTGCGGGAGAGGGTTTCATTATGATTCGCGGTTActtttgggggagggggacgcAAAAACATTGCGATAGCGCACCGATGAGCCAGCCTATCGGCTCGTTGATGTACCTGAATTGGAGGGGTGGTCCCTGGGCGCTGGCCCGCGAAACCGTGCCCTTTCGGAGCTGAGGTGGTCTGAgcgtgtgagtgtgagtgagagattgccaaaaacaaaacaaaaaacgGGCGAGGGTGAAAGACTGAAAGCGGATTGTCTCGCCAACTCAAACAGCCTCAGCACTCTCACTCCAAACGGACGCGTAGGATATCCATGTCGTAACTTCCATCGCCATGATTCCTTATTCCTAACCTCACCCATCCGCCACACACCCCACCCAAAGATGATCGATCACCTTCAATCATCTCACCCCATCTAGACCAGCTTCCCCAGCGAGCTCGTACATACATGACCGCAAATCCCGGGGAGCAGGAGGAGCCTTGTCTCTTGGGAAGAAGAAACACCGTCGGCGAACCCTCCGAGGAGACGGACAGCCAATCGAAGGGATTAAATTCCCTTCCCTCATGTAAAGCCCCGGGGACCTCCCGTTAACACCCACCCCCAGTGGCCGATATCGCGTGTCTCGAACGCAGACGACGGTCAACGATCTCAAGAGATGACCGAGACACCTTGTGTATTACAGGAAAAAGGgacccgggggggggggggggggtccaaTAACGAATTCTGCCATTAGCTTTCTATCCCTGCCTTGCAGCGGGCTCCGATCGATCGTGTGGGATGCAATAAATAGTTGGTATCATGTGGACGAtaggagagggaggagggacaTAATTGTAGCTGTCGCGTGAGTGCTTTTCGCCGAATCATGGCTGTCTTTACCACCCATGATCCCAGGTGCCGACGCATGTCTCACTCGATCAATGTGATGCTGGGGAAAGCGAACTAAGCCGAGACCAACAAAGCGTCTCGCGTTCTGAAATTCAGGGGCTCTGGAGAACCAAAGTAATGAGATAAGGTAACGATTGTCCCTAAACGACCAAGCCGAAACATCCTTTGATGCCAAACCAACTGCCACGCAATGCTGAGCCATCATATCTTCATCATGTAGTCGTCGCTGCGAGTCTTGAAGTCTAAGACGTCTTTCTCGCCGCACGTCTACTCGATCTCGAAGCCAGTCTAGTCGTCATCGCCGTAAACTTCCTCGTACGTTTCCTCGTACTCCTCtctggcctcctcgagacgctcgtggtcgctgctgctggcatCTGAGTCCGCAGCGGCGGCCAAAGCCTCCTCATACTCGGCGCGGGCGTCCTGGACGTCCTCGCGGTCGCTGGAAGACACAGactcgccatcggcgtcagTGGGTGGGAGAACAGCGGGAGGAGCGCTAGAGTCCGCGTAGGGGTCCTGGTAGCCTCCGTATTGAGGCTGCGCGGCaggagcggcagcagcggcggccttgCTCTCGTCATCCGAGTCGTCTGTACAAAGACCGGTCAGTGAATACAGTACTCATACAGCAGAAAGCGAAGACGCCAGATGGCACTATTAACTGCCCTTAACGGATGGTTGTACTTACTAAGAGCGTTCGCGATCAAAGCGCCACCAacagcgccgacggcgagtccaccggcggcgccgagaagcATGCCACTGCTGTTgctcttcttttccttgtccttgtcgccgTAGGGGTTATTGCCACCCTGCTGGGCGTAAGGGTCCTGGCCGTAAGGAGCCTGGCCGTAAGGAGGCTGACCGTAGGGAGAGGGGGCGCCTCCATAAGGAGCCTGGCCGTAAGGAGCGGGGGAGCCGCCGTAGGACGGGGCGCCGTAGGGGGCAGCACCGCCGTAAGAAGGAGCGGGAGAGCCGTAGCCGTGGCCCTGGTCACCCCCGAACGCTCTAGTGTCGGAGGAAGGGTGGGGAGGGACGGGAGGCGGGGCGTAGGAGGATCCGCCCTGGGGGCCGGTGGGAGGGGACGGGTGCTCCCACTGGGAACGGCCGGTGCTCTGGTCGACGTAGAACCAGCggttgttggtggtgtcCCACTGGACGAGCCAGCCGCTTGAGACGGGAGGAGCGGCCATTGGGGGCGCGGCGGACTGGGGAGCCGGAGGCGGAGTCTGGGCGTAGCTGGGCTGGCTGCCGTAACCGTGGTCCGGGCCGGATTGAGGCTGTGCCTGCGAGGGGTAGGGGTAGTTGGAGGGGGGAGCGC includes these proteins:
- a CDS encoding WW domain-containing protein → MSFFKKLTKEFEDLKTSFSDDKPAEKKEEKKDDQQQHTGERNFGDHSQQQQQQQQYGGYGSGAPPSNYPYPSQAQPQSGPDHGYGSQPSYAQTPPPAPQSAAPPMAAPPVSSGWLVQWDTTNNRWFYVDQSTGRSQWEHPSPPTGPQGGSSYAPPPVPPHPSSDTRAFGGDQGHGYGSPAPSYGGAAPYGAPSYGGSPAPYGQAPYGGAPSPYGQPPYGQAPYGQDPYAQQGGNNPYGDKDKEKKSNSSGMLLGAAGGLAVGAVGGALIANALNDSDDESKAAAAAAPAAQPQYGGYQDPYADSSAPPAVLPPTDADGESVSSSDREDVQDARAEYEEALAAAADSDASSSDHERLEEAREEYEETYEEVYGDDD